From the genome of Planctomycetota bacterium:
CGTCGACATGGCCAAACAGTTGGAGGACCTGGGCGCGCACGTGCTTTGCGTGAAGGACATGGCCGGGCTGCTCAAGCCGTATGCGGCGACGGTGCTGTTCAAAGCGCTCCGCAAAGCGGTGAGCATCCCCGTCCACTTCCACACGCACGACACCTCCGGCGTCAACAGCGCGTCGGTCCTGCGCGCCGCCGATGCGGGCGTCGATGTCGCCGACACCGCGATCGCCGCGATGTCCGGCACGACCAGCCAGCCCAACCTCAACTCCATCACCGCCGCCCTACGCAACACCCCGCGCGACACCGGCCTGCCCGTGGACCTGCTCGAGCAGATCAACTTCTACTGGGAACAGGCGCGGCAGCTGTATTACCCCTTCGAGCAGAACGTCATGGCCGGCACGGCCGACGTGTACCGCCACGAGATGCCCGGCGGCCAGTACACCAACCTCCGTGTCCAGGCCCAATCGCTCGGCCTCGCCGATCGCTGGGACGACATCGCCGACGCCTACGCCACCGTCAACCGCATGTTCGGCGACATCGTCAAGGTCACGCCGTCGTCGAAGGTCGTGGGCGACATGGCGTTGTTCATGGTGACCAACAACCTCACCGAAGCCGACGTGATGGACCCGAGCAAGAAGCTCAGCTTCCCGCAGAGCGTGGTCGATGCGATGGCGGGTCTGATCGGCACGCCGCCGGGCGGTTGGCCCAAGAAGCTACGCAAGATCATCCTCGACTCCGCGGGCCGCGAGCCGATCAAGGGCCGGCCCGGCGCGACACTGCCCGCAGTCGACTTCGACTCGGCGGCGAAGGAGCTCACGACCAAACTCGGCCGCGCGGTCAGCGACACCGATGTCATCTCCGCGGAGCTGTACCCCGCAGTCTTCACCGACTTCGACCGTCATTGCCAACGCTTCTCCGACACGAGCGTGCTGCCGACGCCCAACTTCTTCTTCGGGCTCCAGCGTGGCGAGGAGGTGGCGGTCGAGATCGAGCCGGGCAAGACGCTGGTGGTCAAGTACGTCGCCCTCGGCGATGCGCGGGACGACGGAACGCGGGTGCTGTTCTTCGAACTCAACGGCCAGCCGCGCGAGGTGGTGGTGGTCGACCGTTCACTGGAGGCCTCGGTCGCCCGACACGAGAAGGCCGATCCCGACGATCCGAGCCACCTTGCCGCCCCGATGCCGGGCAAGATCACGAACGTCGTTGTGGATAACGGGGACAAAGTCACCGAGGGCGATCGCGTGCTGAGCATCGAGGCGATGAAGATGGAAACCGCCGTTTACGCCCCGAGGAACGGGATTCTCGCCCAGCTCAAGGTCTCGGACGGCGACACGGTGCAGGCCGGTGACTTGTTGCTCGTTTTGAAATAGGTTTCGACTTGCAATGTTGTGACAAGTTAGGATTCAATCTGTGACGGCACGACAGTGGGGGCACTACTTCCCGTGCCGGGGTTCTGCGCCCCTCGTGAGTTCTCTTCCGTGATGTTATGCCGCATCGACAATATGACCTGGAGCGGATCCGCACCGAGCTTTCCCCATGGCGGTTGCACTGGTATCCGCGCTTACGCAGCACCAGCGACCGGGCTATCGAGCTGAAGGAAGCCGGCGAGCTTTACTGCCCCGCCCTCGTGGTTACCGGTAATCAGACCGCCGGTCGCGGCCGGGGCGACAACGTCTGGTTCAGCGGACCCTCGACATTGACGGCGACATTCGCCATCTCGGCCGACCCGGATCGCCGCCCCGAGCACCTGCCGCTGGTGGTGGGTGTGCTCGTCCGCCGCATCGCCGCCCGGTTCGGAGCGTCGGATACGAAGATAAAATGGCCCAACGATCTCTATCACGACGGCCTGAAGCTCGCGGGCGTCATTTGTGAGCGGGAACGCGGAATCGACGTCATCGGCATCGGGCTCAACGTCGGGATCGACGCCGCGATTCCGCCGGAGGTGGCAAGGAACATCACATCCCTGAACGACATCTGCGGGCAGCCGGTGAGCAAGACCGACGTGCTGCTAGCGCTGGCGGAGAGCCTGGCCTCGCTGACCGAGCGGCCGATCAGCTGGGCGGATGTCCGCAGCGAATATGCCGGTTTCGACGCACTGGGGGGCGAAACGGTCCGGATCGGCGAAACCGTCGGCCACTGCGAGGGTGTCGACGCAGACGGGCTCTTGGTCGTCTGCAACGAGACCGGCACACAACGGTTCCACACCGGCACCGTCAGGATTGTCTCCCCAACTTGACGTCCAACCCGCTCGGACATCATTATCGGCTCTCACCGACCGCACCTAGGCGGAACTGGTGTGTCATACCTACTTAGGATGAAACCGGCCGACGGATCGGCATGTCTCTATGTCATTCGTCTGTCCGGGGGAAATCGGTACTCCATTTGCATAGGTCCAGCGTCCACATGAACCCTCGTACTCTTCTCGTCACCGCCCTGCTTCTGCTACCGACCGTCGTGGGTTGCCAAACCAGCAGCATGACCCCGGGCGAACTCTCGGCCGTCCAGCCGGTCTCCAGCCAACCCCGCGTCGGCAACGCCTATCTCATGCGCGGCTGGATCGGCGTGTTCTCCACCGGCATCGACTCGCTCACCGAACAGCTCAACGAAGCCGGCGTCCGCGCCCACATCTACCAGAACAGCCAGTACCGAGACCTGGGTGCGACGATCCGTGACACTTACGCCGGCTTGGACAATCACGAGCCGATCATCCTCATCGGCCACAGCTACGGCGCCGACGACATGATCCGCATCGCCAAGATCGCGGCCGAGAAGAACGTGGAGATCGACCTGCTCATCACGCTCGACCCGGTGACGCCGCCCAACATTCCGCCGAACGTCAAACGTGCGGTCAATCTCTACCAGCCCAACGGCGCGTGGGACATTCTCCCGGTGCTCCGCGGCGTGGCGGTCAAGCCCCGCGAAGGCATGCCTGAGAACGTCGTTGAAAACTGGAACCTACGCGGCAACCGCAAGGACATCCTCGCCGAAGCCGAGGGCAAAGTCGACCACTTCAACATCGAGAAGAAAGCCGTCGTCCACGACGCGATCAAGGAGCTCGTCCTCGAGTATTGCCCGCCCCGCATGTACAGCCCGCAACTGGTGTCCTTCGAAAGCCCCGACAACCCCAAAGCCGGTGGCGGAGAGTAGATCGTCACGCTTCGGCCAAACTTGCCCGTGGGCGATCCCGTCGCGACCGAGTCACTCCGCATCCCAACTCATCGCGCCCCACGGCTCGAACAACTGCACATCGCCGGTCGGGGCCTCACGCCGCAGATCGTGAAAGTACTCTCGCTTCAGGTCAGCGATTTCGATGACGTACACCGCCGACGTGACCCCGAGCGTGCTGCGCTTGAGGTACGCGAGGAACCGCCCGTCCGGGCTCCACGTCGGATAGGCCAAGTCGAACTCTGGATCGCGCACGAGTTGACGCAGGTTGGTGCCGTCGCGGTCGATGGCCCAGATCTGTGATTGGTAGCCAAAGGCGATGGTCTTGCCGTCGGGCGAAACCACCGGATTACTCGCAACGCCGAGAAGTCTTTCCGGATCGAGCCGACGCACCTCATCGCCTTTCGGATCGACCTCATACAGTCCCGCAGCCACCTTGTCCCCGGCGCCCGAGAGGATCAGCTTGCCGTCTGGCGTCCATGTCGGTTCGGTGTAACCGACGAACCGGTTCACGCGCTGACCGTTGATGTCGTAGACGTACACGATGTGATCGGTGCCGAGGTAGCCGTCCTGGAAGTCATGCTTGTAGTCGCCGAACATCGGTGCAGTTGAGAGTGCCCGCACATACTGCGACGGATACACCGCGATCAGTTCACGATCGGGCGAGAGCGCCAGGCGCTCGATCGGCGGCGTCCACGTCGCACCCTCCTTTCGCAGCAAGTCCGTCACCTGGTGATAGACCACGCCATCAAGGTCGGCCAACGCGATGCGGCAACCGTTTTCGAGCGGCTGCATGCCGACCATGATGTTGCCTTCCACGTCGGTTCCGACCATCCGCGACCGCCCGACAAACCGAGCCCGGCCCATGTCCAAACGAGCCGTTGCCACACGCTGATCGATCGAGCCAAGTTGCTGCAACGTCAACACGCCATCGAGTTTCTCAGCGACCGCCGACCAGGGCGCCGTCTCCCGCAACGGTGCCCGCCGCGGCGGCTCGGGGGCGACACCGACGAAGGACAGCAATCCGACGAAAGAAAGCAGTGCAAGCATCTCGGCCAGACAGAAGCCGGCCGGTCCGGTTAGGTCAAGATCGAGTCAAGCCGGCAACACCGCCGATCACCGCGCCGAGCGCCACCGCTAGTGCCTGCTTGTCTGACATTCTTTAGTCACCCGCCTCCACGCCGAGGTCTTTGACCTTCTTGTTGAGCGTGTTGCGGTTGATGCCGAGGAAGTCGGCGGCTTTGGTCTTGATGCCGTCGGTCTTGCCCAAGGCTTTCTCGATGAGCGCGCCCTCGACCTTGTCGATGACGAGCGAGTAGATTTCACCTTCGCGGATCCCGAACTCGGCGATGGCCTGGTCGGCGAGGCGTTTGGCGAGAACATCGATGGACTCGGCGTCGCCGCGACGTTGTTGGGCATACATCCGCACGCCCAGCGGCAGAAGGTCGTCGGTAAAGTCCTCGCCCTGACTCAGCACCACCGCACGCTCGATCGAGTTCTCCAGCTCACGCACGTTCCCAGGCCACGGGTAACGCAGCATCAGGTTCAACGTCTCCCGGCTCATCCGCTTCACGCTGCGGTTGTTCATCTTGTTGAACCGATCAAGGAAATAGTCGATCAGGCTTGGAATATCCTCGCGCCGATTCCGCAGCGGCGGCAGGTAGATGCTCACCACGTTGAGCCGGTAATACAGGTCTTCGCGGAAGTTGTTCCGGGCGACTTCCTCCTCCAGATCGACGTTGGTCGCGGCGATGACACGGACGTCGACTTTCATGCTCTCGTTGTCGCCGACACGTTCGAACTCACGCTCCTGCAAAACGCGCAGAAGCTTGACCTGCAACTGCGGCTCCATCGTGCCGATCTCGTCAAGAAAGATCGTGCCCCCGTCGGCCGCTTCGAACTTGCCCGGCTTGTCCTTGATCGCGCCGGTGAAGCTGCCCTTGACGTGGCCGAATAACTCAGACTCGAGCAGCGTCCCGGCGATCGCGCCGCAGTTGACACGAATGAACGGCTTGTCGGCGCGATCGGAGTTGTAGTGGATCGCCTTGGCGATCATCTCCTTACCAGTGCCTGTTTCGCCGAGGAGCAGGACGGTCGCGCGGCTGGTGGCGACCTGGGCGACGGTGCTGAACACCTCGTGCATCGCGGCCGAGTCGCCGATGATGTTCTCGAACTTGTACCGGTCCCGCAGCTGGCTGCGCAGCTCGTGGGCCTCGGCGACGAGCTGCTCCTTCGCGGTCAGCAACATGCGATTGATCTGGATCGCCTGGGCGAGGAACGAGGTGATCACGTCGAGGAACCGGAAGTCCGCGTCGACCTGGGCGTCGGAGATGTAGCGTTTGTCGATCGCGAGCGCACCGACCGGCTTTTCCTCGATGCGGATCGGCACACAGAAGTAGCTCACCGGCGTCTTGTCATCGCGGTAACGCAGACGGTTGGTGCGGTTGAGAAAGTCCGGCTCTTCGAGGACGTTCTTGATGATCCGTGGCCGGCCGGTTGCTACGACGTGGCCCGTGATCCCCTCGCCGAGGGCGAACTTGTTCTTGGAGATCTCCTCGGGCGTCAGCGCCACCGCCGCGACCGTCCGCAGTCGGCCCGACGCCTCGTCGAGCAGGATCAGTGTGCCGCGGTGCATCCGCAACCGTGCGGAGATGACGGCCATGACCCTTTGAAATGCCCTGTTGAGTTCGAGGTCGGAACTGACAATCCGGCCCACCTCATTAAGTAGTTCGATCTCCGCCTGCGCGGAGCGCAAACCGTTGTCGGTCGTCGGGATGGCATCCTCGGCGGGTGGCCCCTGTTCAGGGTCGATGGTGGGCGCGGTCGGCATCGGGGGAACGTACCCAGCGGTGCCCATTTCGCAAGCGTTGGCCCGATAACCGGGCGGAGTACGGCCAGCCTTGTCCGGATTGCGAGCAAGACCATGCACAATCCGTCGGCGATAGCTTGATTCCGGGGTATCCCTGGTTCAGACACCCCGGATTTCCGCCGACGCAGGAGAGGTAGGGATTTCACCATCGGGGCCGTCACGGATGTCAGCAACCGCACCTTCCACTTCCACCCAAACGCCGAAACCGGCAGACCTCGACCCGGCGCATCTGGAAGCCCAGCTCGAAGAGGTTCAATCCCTCGTCGACGCATTGCAGGGCGAAATCGAGTTGCTCCGTCGGCGTGATGAACAGATTCAATTCCAGATCGGGCAGATGGACGAGGAGATGCGGCTGGCGGCGAAGCTGCAACGCGACTTCTTGCCCAAGAAGCTTCCGCAAGTCGACTGCGTGAGCTCCCATGTGCTCTTCCGGCCGGCCGGGTATGTCAGCGGCGACTTCTACGACGCCATGCGGCTCGATGAACACCACATCGGGCTCTACCTCGCCGACGCCGTCGGTCACGGCACCCCCGCCGCCCTGCTGACGATGTTCATGAAGAACGCCCTGCTCACCAAGCGCATTCAGGGCAAGCACTACGAACTGGTGCCGACGAGCGAAACGATGTGCCGGCTCAACGACACGCTCATTGAGCAAAATCTCACGCTCTCGTGCTTTGCGACGGCGGTGTTCGGTCGGCTCGACTGTCGAACACTGGAGTTCGTTTTCTCGCGCGGCGGGCACCCCTTCCCGATTCGCATCTCCGCAGACGGTGACATCCAGCACTTGGAGTCCGACGGCGGCCTGCTCGGCATCATGCCCGAGGAGACCTTCCCCGAGGCCCGCATCCAACTCGAGCCCGGCGACCGGTTGATCCTCTATTCTGACGGCGTCGAAGTCGCCTTCGCCGACGACGGCATCGGCGACATGCGGCACTGGTACAAGTTTATCGAAGAACAACGCTACCGCTCCGCCGAGCAGATCCTGGAAGCGGTCGACGCGAAGCTCGCCCAAACCACCGGGAGCCTCGCCGCCAAGGACGACCTGACGGTACTGGCGATCGAAGTGGCAGGTTAAAGAACGGTCGAAAGCATGGTGACGAACGGCATTCAACATGATGTTTGCGGGGTTGGAAGAAAAATCAAAATACATGTTGACACAGACAAAGTGCCAACGTATGATTGGCCCATGCCAACTGCGGCTCCCAAATCGAAGCGCCCCCGCGGTCTTGCCGACGAGATCGGCAAAGTTCACGACTTCGAGCAGGTCGAACACGAGGCATATCTCGATCTGATCCGCACGCACGACATCCTCGCGGCGGGTCATGCCGAGAAGTTCGCACGGCACGGACTGAGCAGTCCGCTGTTCAACATCCTGAGCATTCTCCGCGGCCATGAACGCCGGGAAGGACCGGGGCACGAAGGTGTGCCGGTTTACACCGTCGGCCGGGAGATGCTCACCCGCGAGCCTGACATCAGCCGGTTGGCGGACCGGCTCGAAAAGCTAGGCCTGGTCAGCCGACATCGGTGCAGCGAGGATCGGCGGGTGGTCCGCCTTCGGCTGACCGATGAGGGCCGACGGGTCCAGGAAGAGGCGGCGCGCGAGTCGATGGACCTGATCCGTCGGCAGTTCGAACACCTCGGCCAAACCAAGAGCCGACAACTTAGCCGCCTGTTGTGCGAGCTGCGCAACCCGCCGGCCGCCGACGTTGATTAGCCCCATTGTTCCGCCTCCGCGTTTCTCTTCCGCGTCCCGATATACGTTTCAACACATTATGTTAGGAGTCACATCATGTTCGCAACACCCACGCTTTCTCCCACCGTCCGGGCCGCCGGGCTCGATGCCGGCTTGCTGGTGATCCGCCTCGCGCTGGGCATCGTCTTCTTCTACCACGGCGGCCAGAAGCTCTTGGGCCTGTTCGGCGGCGGCGGGCTGGCCGGGACCGCCGCGTTCTTCGAGAACGTGGGCATCCCCTTCCCGCAGGCCAACGCCGTGATGGCCGCATCGGCCGAGTTCTTCGGAGCGATCGCCCTTTTAGCCGGCGTGGCGACTCGCTTCGCCGGACTGACCCTCGCCGGCGTGATGGCCGTGGCGATCATCACCGTCAAGTGGGGCACCTTCGCCAACACTGCCGGCGGCATGGAGTACCCGCTCACCCTCGGCCTCATCGCCATCGCCCTGCTGCTCACCGGCCCGGGGCGGCTGACGCTGCCGAGCCTCATCACCGCCATCCGCGGGCACCGGACTCAACCCGCAGCCGCGCCCGCAACCGCCTGACGTTCACATCTATTTCCTCACCTCATTCCCAAAGGAGCATCCCATGTCCTTCTTCAACACCCTCCGTCGCAGCCTCGTCGCCGAACCCTCGAGCGCGGCCACCGGCACGTCACTGCAGGCTCGCGTCGATGACCTGCTCGAGCACATCCGCACCGGCCGCATCCTCGACGCGATGAGCGAGTTCTACGACGACGACACGGTCATGACCGAGCCGAACTATGGCGACACGGCCGGCCTGGCGGCCAACATCGAACGCGAGAAGGCGTTCCTCAGTCAGGTCAAGCAGTTCAAAGGCTTCGAGACACCGGCCGTCGCGGTCCACGAAACCGCCCCAGGCACCGGCGTGGCCCTCATCGAGAACGCCCTGGAGTTCATCAACACCGACGACCAGGACGTCCGCATGGAGCAAGTCAGCGTTCAACGCTGGCGCGACGGCAAGATCGTCCACGAGCGGTTCTACTACGACCGCGGCGGCAACTGAACAATACGTCCCATCGCCCACCGCCCCCGCCAGGCCCCTCCGCCCGGCGAGGGCGGTGTGTTAGGACAAGCGTTCTGGTCGAAACTTCCCTCCGTAACCCGCCCCGCTATGATCCCGCCCCATGGCCAAAGCACGTGCGATTCTCAAACGCCGCAAGGCGGTCTCGAACATCAAGAAGATCACCAAGACGATGCAGATGATCGCGACGGCGAAGTTCCAGAAGTCGCTCAAGCGGGCGACCGGAACCAAGCCGTACACGATGAAGGTGCGTGAGCTGGTCGGCGAACTCGCGGCCTCGGTCGGCAACGTCGAACACCCGTTGCTCCGCAAGGTCACCGACGAGAACCGCACCAACAAGATCGCGCTCGTGGTCATCACCGCCAACCGTGGCCTCGCCGGGGCGTACAACGGCAACGTGCTCAAGGTCGCCAAGAACTTCCGCGACGCTCAGGTCAACGCCGGCAAGGACGTGGAGCTCTACGTCAACGGCAAGAAGGGCGTGAGCTTCTTCCGGTTCCAGGGGGTCGAGCCGACGCGGATTCTGGATGTGTCCGACGAGCCGCGCAGCACCGAGGTGCAGGGCATCGCCGAGGACGCGATGGCCCAGTTCATCGACGGCAAGGTCGACGGCGTGTTCGTGGCGTACATGAACTTCATCAGCACCGGCAACCAGCAGGCGGAAGTCACCCCCCTGCTGCCGCTGGCCGGGGCCGACGAGATCGTCGAGGAACTCGCCCAGCAGGCCGCCGAGCGCGACGCGCAGCTCGAAGCCGGCGTGATGGACACCGCCCGCAGCGGCACCGACGTCACCACGACCAAGGAACTCACCACCGAAACCGAGTACGACTTCAGCCCGGATCCGAAGTCGC
Proteins encoded in this window:
- a CDS encoding biotin--[acetyl-CoA-carboxylase] ligase — protein: MPHRQYDLERIRTELSPWRLHWYPRLRSTSDRAIELKEAGELYCPALVVTGNQTAGRGRGDNVWFSGPSTLTATFAISADPDRRPEHLPLVVGVLVRRIAARFGASDTKIKWPNDLYHDGLKLAGVICERERGIDVIGIGLNVGIDAAIPPEVARNITSLNDICGQPVSKTDVLLALAESLASLTERPISWADVRSEYAGFDALGGETVRIGETVGHCEGVDADGLLVVCNETGTQRFHTGTVRIVSPT
- a CDS encoding sigma 54-interacting transcriptional regulator, giving the protein MPTAPTIDPEQGPPAEDAIPTTDNGLRSAQAEIELLNEVGRIVSSDLELNRAFQRVMAVISARLRMHRGTLILLDEASGRLRTVAAVALTPEEISKNKFALGEGITGHVVATGRPRIIKNVLEEPDFLNRTNRLRYRDDKTPVSYFCVPIRIEEKPVGALAIDKRYISDAQVDADFRFLDVITSFLAQAIQINRMLLTAKEQLVAEAHELRSQLRDRYKFENIIGDSAAMHEVFSTVAQVATSRATVLLLGETGTGKEMIAKAIHYNSDRADKPFIRVNCGAIAGTLLESELFGHVKGSFTGAIKDKPGKFEAADGGTIFLDEIGTMEPQLQVKLLRVLQEREFERVGDNESMKVDVRVIAATNVDLEEEVARNNFREDLYYRLNVVSIYLPPLRNRREDIPSLIDYFLDRFNKMNNRSVKRMSRETLNLMLRYPWPGNVRELENSIERAVVLSQGEDFTDDLLPLGVRMYAQQRRGDAESIDVLAKRLADQAIAEFGIREGEIYSLVIDKVEGALIEKALGKTDGIKTKAADFLGINRNTLNKKVKDLGVEAGD
- a CDS encoding SpoIIE family protein phosphatase; its protein translation is MSATAPSTSTQTPKPADLDPAHLEAQLEEVQSLVDALQGEIELLRRRDEQIQFQIGQMDEEMRLAAKLQRDFLPKKLPQVDCVSSHVLFRPAGYVSGDFYDAMRLDEHHIGLYLADAVGHGTPAALLTMFMKNALLTKRIQGKHYELVPTSETMCRLNDTLIEQNLTLSCFATAVFGRLDCRTLEFVFSRGGHPFPIRISADGDIQHLESDGGLLGIMPEETFPEARIQLEPGDRLILYSDGVEVAFADDGIGDMRHWYKFIEEQRYRSAEQILEAVDAKLAQTTGSLAAKDDLTVLAIEVAG
- a CDS encoding MarR family transcriptional regulator — protein: MPTAAPKSKRPRGLADEIGKVHDFEQVEHEAYLDLIRTHDILAAGHAEKFARHGLSSPLFNILSILRGHERREGPGHEGVPVYTVGREMLTREPDISRLADRLEKLGLVSRHRCSEDRRVVRLRLTDEGRRVQEEAARESMDLIRRQFEHLGQTKSRQLSRLLCELRNPPAADVD
- a CDS encoding DoxX family protein; translation: MFATPTLSPTVRAAGLDAGLLVIRLALGIVFFYHGGQKLLGLFGGGGLAGTAAFFENVGIPFPQANAVMAASAEFFGAIALLAGVATRFAGLTLAGVMAVAIITVKWGTFANTAGGMEYPLTLGLIAIALLLTGPGRLTLPSLITAIRGHRTQPAAAPATA
- a CDS encoding nuclear transport factor 2 family protein, which translates into the protein MSFFNTLRRSLVAEPSSAATGTSLQARVDDLLEHIRTGRILDAMSEFYDDDTVMTEPNYGDTAGLAANIEREKAFLSQVKQFKGFETPAVAVHETAPGTGVALIENALEFINTDDQDVRMEQVSVQRWRDGKIVHERFYYDRGGN
- the atpG gene encoding ATP synthase F1 subunit gamma — translated: MAKARAILKRRKAVSNIKKITKTMQMIATAKFQKSLKRATGTKPYTMKVRELVGELAASVGNVEHPLLRKVTDENRTNKIALVVITANRGLAGAYNGNVLKVAKNFRDAQVNAGKDVELYVNGKKGVSFFRFQGVEPTRILDVSDEPRSTEVQGIAEDAMAQFIDGKVDGVFVAYMNFISTGNQQAEVTPLLPLAGADEIVEELAQQAAERDAQLEAGVMDTARSGTDVTTTKELTTETEYDFSPDPKSLLDVLLPLTVKSALFQTFLDATTSEHVARMVAMKAATDNADKMGKELQLKYNRARQSQITTELSEIMGGVEAMKS